The genomic window AataggcatattataatattttactattatacatacaaattttatatgcatatggcaaatgaataataattgagtCTGCCAAATTTTAACTTGTTGAAGAAATGACACACAATAActgagattttaatttaaaacgaaaaacttTCTACAGGATGTTTTGTTTGACAATTTGGCATATTATTGATACGCGTTTATAGTGCCAATAGTtcgttttactttttacatattattttaccttttcGCCATAAAATTCTATGTTAACCGCCAAAATCAAAATGCATAGTTACATATTACAATGATACtagctacatattataatacgtatccacgtaggtatatatgtaatatgtatagcaTGGgcattattacttaataacctataatttattaattcattcgtaatattataaaaggtgtttttttgttatcaatgacaaaaaaaaaaacaaaatacaaaacaatagcCCCGTTTAATCACAATTATACGAATTGAACCATTTCCTGGTGCAAGtgttgtattcatttttgtatCTGATTCTAAATACCAACTCACAATTACTTTCTCTTTCTGCACTGTTTTTACTAtccattgtattttaattttttaactggaTTATCTCCCTATCACGTGTGATCTAgagttttttattcttaaattgttttattttatttcgaccGTAACATTCATGAGTTaagtattcattatataacaaattggACGTGTACACGCTTCAatagtgaaaattattatcttcgcGAAGTTTATAatctatgttattataacaacaatagaaaaaacgttcaaaaatcatattattttagataatttcaaccaaaaaaagttataagtaGCTAATATCTACATAgaccatataaattaaatacatacaattatttatacataaactattataaaaagaaagaggggatgtaggtacctatttaaaactatttgaaattcttaatataatCTTATGAATTCATGTAGTTTACAGCTTACAGCttacgattttaaataactttcaaAAAGTTTGAAGCAATTTCAAGGttcataaattgatttaatttataattaaaacaactatGACAGTTGTATACTTGAATTGAAGCCTGGAAAGGATTTtctttgtgttttaattttatttatttatcagttattacaattattaataaatattattatgttcaaattactaaatacttaatgtattaaccaatataagtaggtactaaactttcaataaaatagatacataataatattaaaaatatctttggtattatataatgattttatgaaccttattttacaaaaaatttaacatttgtaaaactccattgttttgtttataacaataaattctaAGACTCtgtgcatataaatattaagtaaatattaaatatcatcataatcacacacacacacacacacacacacacacacacacacacacatttctatatacatatatcaggGGTGgctaaactttttttggtcacgatctattaaaaatatacttcaccttTAAGAATCGACttctatagaatttttttttactattgaataactataattattaagaaacagaTAGGGCGCGtggccctaaaaataaattctaacatgatcGACTTAGAAATTATCCGCGATCGACTGTTTGGCCACCCCTAACATATACGCGTATAGTGTATATGCATTATGCGTAGAACTtggaatatttgttaaatacaaACCATTGgtagtttattatacattttaactactAATACCCTAATACTCGTTTTAACGAAGACTTATATATCAATGTGCTGcaaatcgtttaaaaaaaatattacataatcgcccaaaattttaataaaagttaataaatataaattatgaataaaccAATATATATGATGTGTTTGTGCATGTTACGTCAAGTATAACAGCgcataaatactttttctacgcttacaacaaaaaaaaaaaagacaaaagtTCAAAAACGAATTATAACCATTATTGTTTAGAATGTCAAGtgaaattataaatcgttCAAATTTTCTACTgacaaatgaaaataagaaaaacacaCAATGATCgggataacattatattttttaaggatAATAGACGTTTTTCAGTTTTCAATCCGATTCTAATCCACCGtgaaaactataaacatgacaaaaatacactatatatatatatatatatacacacacaactGTAAATACTTTACAACTACTTTGATAGATGTTATAAAGATGGTCATACAGAGATTAGTTTCACTTCTTCATACCATATTCGTAAAGACTAATTGCAAAGAACTAGAAGtatatttgacaaaattagCGGTGAATGATTTTTGCGAGATTTGACATTAATATCCAACACCTAATAATTACAGAAAAACCACAAAaacttctttattttaaacaattcattttttgtaatattattatcattgtaaatattattttgattcgaTAAAATGCAGTGTACCATGAACCTTAAATATGTCTCGCGTAGTAAACACACGATGACAATGAACTAACATTGAGTAGCTGGATgagtttcattttatttgattttcgaATGCACACGATTTAGACAGAGAAAGTATTTTTCAAGTTcgcaattattattcaactgaCCATCAATCATTTTTGTAAGTTATTTGACGTATAGTTACTAGAGCGtactgaaatttaatttaaaagtcatTAAATCATTGAAACCATATTGTAGTGGTTGTTGGTCAATTGATAGCATACATTACATATTCTTATACGTAAGTAGCTGTAGATtgaataacgataaaatattatttatttagtattggccatcaattcaaattatttcgattttacttaaaactaaaacaaaaacaaacttcacgtatttaaataatttatactaaagaATTCATTGCAAATACATGTATACGCTAAACAGATCatgttaaactaattaaaattatgaaaatagtaaatacttatatttttgaaatacacccactaatatatattttttctttcagaAAAATGAAGAATGTTGTTtggatttttttgatatacactttagtgtttaatttattcaatgttaCTTATTGTGTTACAAATAAAGAAGAATTAAATGCTAACCTAAAATTGTCCAATTCTTCTACTCACGGAACACCACACGTAAGTATcctttctataataaattaaaacacgaaacataattttaaagatgtattatacttgtattttagGATCATGAACTTGATGGCGAACAGAtaaataacgataacgatGATTTCGAACTTGAAGACAATATTGATGAAGCTTCGTCAGAAATTGTTGAAAGTCAAGTGCCATTTCCAACAAATCAACCTTCTGAAATTGAATCTGAAGTCCCTGTGAGAAAGCCACGGCGTAAAAGACGTCGTCGGCGCAAACGCCCGAGGACATCAACGCACACGTACgaggaaaatataaatcatccGGTAGTATGGAATCAGGAACCTCTAGAACCAGACTATGCAGAAGGATATATTCGACGACGACCAATAAAGAGACGAAGACGGCCATTACAAAGACGACCATTAATTGAAGGGGGTGGCATCGCagaagaagaaaatattttaccacgAAGAAAACTTATCCGCAGGCCAGCTGATCCTGGTAATAAAGTTAGCAATGAAGATGTAAAACGATGGGAACCAATAACATCAACCGAAGAAGATAAATGGAAAATAGTCAAAACAACAACAGAAATCACAAATACTGTTCCAACAGTAACGCCTAAATCTACTACTATTACGACCACAACGCCAAAAACATCTACAATTTCACCAACATTACCAACACAAAAATTAACTGACGATAATAGCAATACTAACCATAGAGACATtggattattgaaaaaatcaaattcatcACGTGCCGacctaataatattgcataaaagGCCGATAAATAGTAACTTGCCACCAACGTCTGCAGTAATAAGACGTCGTTTAAAACCACAAAATACAACTATGGAagaaataacaacaattaaacCGAAAATTACAGTAATAAAAGAAGAATTACCTTTATCATTACTTCCTCCAGACTTCAAAATGACAGAAAACGCACCACCtaaagaatctaaaaatagcaCAGACGATTATCAATTCAACGATGAAGCACTAACAAAAATGATGAAAGAACaaccaaataataacaacaatgaattcaaattcaaatctgATAGCATACCTAAGGTCAAAGacgaaatattaagtttattaaaaactaaaactggATCATCGTTATTATCAAATGTGCTGAATCTTAGAAACATGTCTTTAGAAGAACTTTTACAACATAGGGAACGAGGATCAAGTCAACGGCATCAAGAACTTATAGATACAAAAGAAGAATCGATAGATGTAAGTGCCGATGAGCCAATAGTGAcagaaaatactaaaaatttcaCTAACTACTTAATAGAAACAAAACGTTTAGCACAAAAGAACAAAGTTACATTACAAACGGAAGAATTAAATGACTTGAAACAGactaatgataaaaacaaagagTTAACAACCCAAATATCAACGATATCTACAAAATTAGATGAAGAAAACCGTAACAATCAATATAACGATACAACTAATAAACCAACAACAAAGCGTACACAAGAAATACAAATTGATGATGTTAAATCGACTATTCAAGTTGACGAAAAACCGCTTGATCACAAAGAAACAAACTTTTCTAAACCATTAATAAACATTgagcatttaaataattttaaagtagaaCAAGAAGCAGAAATTGGTAAAATTCAATTGGATACAATTTTCGAAgagaaaaaagtatttagttTTCCGACAACGACTACTTATACAACAACAAATGACAAATACCAAGAAAATGAAGCAATTTCATTTGTTTCAAAACCACCAAAAACTCGAATTGTTATAGAAACGTCTGAAAGAGAACCACGTCTTTTTGATAGCATGCCAGATTTCTCAATAAAAACTACCCAAAGGCCACTTATAACGCCGACTATTCCTTCACAAGTATTATTCATTCAAGACACAAATCATTTAGACAAATATCAGAGCTATTCAGACAAAAATAAAGACATAGACGAGGAAAATAATTTGGTATACCGTCGTTTTGAAATGAGAAAATTACCAGTAGCTGTTAAATCAGCTATCATAGCTAGTGCTGCAATATTGGCAATAGCAATCCTAGGCTTCTTTGTGTTGCTCATATCGTGTAGAATCAGACAAAAAAAACGggttatacgaaaaaaatctGTGTTTTGCCAACATAATCTACACCATGACCCAGATCTTAGATCTAGCGCTCGTAGTACAAGTCCTGTCATGGATAAAAATTGCCAGGATCAATACTATGATGGATATGGAGGACGTATCGATGCTCACACAACAGCTAATCGTCAATATTACCTGTGGAGAACACTGAGGAAAACATTCCGTTATGACTGATCAGTGTTACAGTTGTTCAATGTTCGTATCTtggacaaaatttaaattattttttatattgttaaatgtatactattaaaacagATGAATacccaaataaaaataaatgatatattattttgttttaaaccaataaaaataatctaattatttattataggacaaaatatttttttctgtattattcaatcataaacattagtcataatattttatgtattgtaaactgaaactatacatattattatccttaGTCACTCAAGTGCTGAATACAGAATAAGTagtgctaataataataaatgataatattttattatagattaattaaccatattaaaataagatataactgaaataaaaatgatacattacaatttacaacacacaaataaaagttatactataaaattgacaaattattaagtatagagatcttaaattttgattcagacttttaaattatatagtatttatatcaataaaaaataaataaattattaatataatttaacatcacagaacaatagatattattaagtagtatAACTAATCctacatttttacttatatcaaattaatctACTTCTCAAGTTCCACTGTTCTACttctacatttattattaccattgatatagagcaatattttttaaaataagatactaataactaatactaAGATAGTTTGTaaactcgaaaaaaaaatcataataataatgatgttgatacattaataaattagtggttaaaaataagtatcaaaAGAACCAGTCTCAAGGGATAGGCGACATAGGCCTACACCTAGGACAGCATTAATTACATTTGATACTTGTAAAGGATGGCAAAAATCAAGTTTTCCTAGGTGTGTTTAACACTTGAGCTGAGTCTGAAAAGAACTAagtaaattctttaaattatataaaaacatattttgaaaaaaacacaaaaataataaatagttggtGCCCAGTGTTCAATAAATCACATTACTGcctaactaaaaatttaatttttcaatatttacattttataaaacaataagatcaagtattaataaaaaaatatattataaccaaattataataataatagtatccaTAGCATTTCTCTTATTTGACTTTAGACACActcacaaataaattaaaaattcaaaatatattcaacttACCTATAATACTCATAAGTAAACGTATCTTTTAATATCACACTAGCTGGATCATTGGAcagctgaaaataaaaatatacaattattattaatacaaaatagcaGATTTATGTTTACATCCCTCAAACAAACTACAGTTAATACCACAGAGATAGTCAAACAAAAGTCAAAAAACTTCTCTCATagtaatgcatttattttcttaacttggattattatggttataatattaaaattaacaattttatttgaaaatgtacaaatattttaaaatattaactgttgactgttaaaatggaaaaacaacttaatttttaaaacttttcaaataaagtttaattatttattctattttttttatatattctcaAATAAGTTTTCTTAACCTTTTTAGTGTCAAGACCCCCAAAATAGGAATAAAACATGATAAATTACTTCACAGCCCCTATctatattaagtacaaatttgaacaataaaaatattatatcactaaCCAATTAACCAAAGaaaatataccatttataaataccatgagtagtaggtacctaatttaaacTCGTAACaggtattagtattttttttttcaataaaaaattttaaataaaaatgttcattttgtaatttagcgttttattatttttgatctaCATGACCCCTAGTTAAGGTGATCGCGACCCCAGGTTGAGAAACACTGCTCTAAATAATATGGAatcagattatttatttataaagaattttttaaaaggtaaaaaggcaattaattaaaaacattttcttaaattaattcaatcatGATGATATttgccaaaaataaaatataaatctttaagtgaagtcaaaatttttgtgAGGCATAACTTTGTCATTAACTCATAGTCATAACTctagttacaatatttttagttaattccATTATatcagataaattataataatttcattgtcTATATTCTAAAGactgattttcaataataaaagactgaaaaaaaaaactattattttgtcttCGATATAAACTTCACACTGATAACAATTATGTAGTTAACTAATTTAGTAGTAAGTTAAGTTTACTAATTTGTTGTGACAGCCTACTATTGAAACTATTCATaagaatttaactaaaattattattctatattacatGTATTGTCATTAGATGATACACTATACTTAGTATACTTGTCTTatgctaaattatattatttaatatattattgcataatttcataataaaataaatatggaatGGAatggaaaacaaaatattacaggTATAATTGTAATAGGATTTGAACTTGTATCTCGAATTAAAAGAGGGaaaatttgatgttttaaattttttttaaacatctttATTCATCCCAAAACACATGTATATATGCATTAATATCTACATATTGgatctaaaatacaataaaaataggaaaaactatcaatcatttatatacaataataagtcaaaaataataataactagtcATAATTACCTGAAACAGTTTTTTGAAGTATGCATATTGTCGAGctatatttctattaagttTCAGTGCTGCTTCTACATTCataaaaacatgttaataaataaatgctaatcaaaaaacatgttatgttaaattaaatctaccaatatacaaatatatagatCTGGAGCAATATGATAAATGACTGAaactatatgataaaaataaatatgaaattgacTGAGATAATAagaaattcttaaattaataaattatatcttatagttatttatactcaTATGTTTAAAGTAAACATCATAACATACTATAGATTATGTACTAAATGTATTTgtgcaataaaaattgtttaaaacagcataatataataccaaatgCAGGCGATCCTTTTAAAGCTTCTAGATCAGCTACATTGAAATATACTGGAGTTGAGTATGTAACTGGCAACGAAGTTAAATATGAATGCCAAAAACTTTTCTTATCTTTTCGCAAAGATTCGACTAAAATGAATATTGCCAGGGCCACATTTGGCATATTACGTAGCATCATGTCTTGCGAGTGCAATTtccctaaataaataaatataaaaattatatgattaagtaCAATCCCTTTAAAACTAAACACTTACATAGTGGAGATGATGGTATACTTTCTTCAGTCATCATCAACGCTCTAGGTACAGTCACAAGCGTATCACCAACAGCAATATTCTTAGTAGCTTTCATACCAtactcattattttcaaattgatgAATTTCTACTCCATTAAGAATAGCACCATTTTTTGTGGCCCATTTAGTCAACTTCTCAATGGATTGATCATTTCTCTGAGACAAGGGTTTCAAATCAAACTCTGCTTCAAGCTGATTAATCTTGGACAATAGGTTGACAATCACCAAATGTATGGACCATTGTTCTTTGATTGATGGGGAATTGGACATCATACTCGTtgctaaataacaaaatataaatttaatgtcatattaactattaagacaTGCTCAAATAATGAGTAAATTTCTAACCGTCGAGTAATTCATCCACCAGCTTTAATACCACTACTCTACAATCATTCAATTTCACGGTTTGCATTTTAGCAAGATTCTTCTTTTGACTAGTGTTCTTGCCTTTTTTTTCCATATCTATATTCAAGActttttaacttcaataattaataaacagaatacaattttaaagatttattttagaattctaGGGTACCTAATTGTACTTAACAAGTTGTaagtagtatataaaaataaaaaatgaataagtactacaaaataaacagAACAGTAGAATGAaggtaagtaataaataatagtaaatacaaaaatgactTAGAATTCTATAATACAACtacagactataatataagagtaatattatactagtaaaCTACCAAACTCATACTGAGTATGGTGCCTCTTAAGTATACTCAATATTGAGtatcttatttaaatcataatattattatgagtctTATCATCATATGGACAAGATATGACCTATGATAAGAAGCCTCTAATCAAATATCTGTTTACTAGAGCTTCAAAGTTCAAACGAATAACATTCTAAACTACCACACtcagtaaaaactataaaagagTCAGCACTTAGCAGCTTAGCAGCTCGGCTAGCTCGATGCCTCGATGTCGATATTCGGTTGGCGGTGTTCGTCGCTCTACCGTACTACAGAAATGCAGAATTCGTGAAATCTATTTAAATCCATTTAATCCGTTGTatcaaatttcattattttaatattttggctTTTTGCCACGGTTGACAGATCGCTCGCCGTCCTCTCAGAatacttacaaaaaatgtaaaaatattaatttgccTAGAAATAATTGTCCAAATTAATAAAGAGTAAAGACTAggaacaaaaatatcaaatacataaaaatagctgttaattaatatacaggttttaataataatatataaggtgccaagaaaaataattagaatgtTCCAATCTCcaacaagatttttttttcttttgtaataCAGATTAGTCAAAAGTtgcagtatttataatactgtgCTCAAGTGTTAAACTGATTTTGATaacctattttaatttgctgaattttgattttttcaaacaactaGACAGTACAATGTACAATCATGActgaatttattttggttacattgattataatatttcttaataatatggagaaatctatataatttaactgaaatcaaattgtttttgacatacataatatataaattacactaattattatagaaaaattacaacattaattatattcttagaTAATGATCcctgacataataatatttttaacaagtgCTGGAATCCTAAAACTACTTTTAAACCTAGTGACTAGGAAGTAATAcaacaatttgataaaagcAACCAGTGATGATCTGGTCCATCATTGAATGCTTGGCGGCCTAACCATTAGTTAATGGTTGTAGAGTTGTAGACCTTTTAATTTACCTTTTACCATATAAACAGCTAGATATCTATTAGCTAatggatttattaaatatacctgtaatattgatacttacttcttagtattataaaatgtttgaaaagcTTAGCTTTTTAGCTCACTTTCCTCTCTTGCtcaaatttcatataaatatgttaattttcgGATACTCGCAGAAAATATATTCTGGacaaacaacatttttgaactgaaattttttttaacctcacttctaa from Aphis gossypii isolate Hap1 chromosome 1, ASM2018417v2, whole genome shotgun sequence includes these protein-coding regions:
- the LOC114124175 gene encoding kinesin-related protein 4-like translates to MKNVVWIFLIYTLVFNLFNVTYCVTNKEELNANLKLSNSSTHGTPHDHELDGEQINNDNDDFELEDNIDEASSEIVESQVPFPTNQPSEIESEVPVRKPRRKRRRRRKRPRTSTHTYEENINHPVVWNQEPLEPDYAEGYIRRRPIKRRRRPLQRRPLIEGGGIAEEENILPRRKLIRRPADPGNKVSNEDVKRWEPITSTEEDKWKIVKTTTEITNTVPTVTPKSTTITTTTPKTSTISPTLPTQKLTDDNSNTNHRDIGLLKKSNSSRADLIILHKRPINSNLPPTSAVIRRRLKPQNTTMEEITTIKPKITVIKEELPLSLLPPDFKMTENAPPKESKNSTDDYQFNDEALTKMMKEQPNNNNNEFKFKSDSIPKVKDEILSLLKTKTGSSLLSNVLNLRNMSLEELLQHRERGSSQRHQELIDTKEESIDVSADEPIVTENTKNFTNYLIETKRLAQKNKVTLQTEELNDLKQTNDKNKELTTQISTISTKLDEENRNNQYNDTTNKPTTKRTQEIQIDDVKSTIQVDEKPLDHKETNFSKPLINIEHLNNFKVEQEAEIGKIQLDTIFEEKKVFSFPTTTTYTTTNDKYQENEAISFVSKPPKTRIVIETSEREPRLFDSMPDFSIKTTQRPLITPTIPSQVLFIQDTNHLDKYQSYSDKNKDIDEENNLVYRRFEMRKLPVAVKSAIIASAAILAIAILGFFVLLISCRIRQKKRVIRKKSVFCQHNLHHDPDLRSSARSTSPVMDKNCQDQYYDGYGGRIDAHTTANRQYYLWRTLRKTFRYD
- the LOC114124176 gene encoding actin-histidine N-methyltransferase-like — encoded protein: MEKKGKNTSQKKNLAKMQTVKLNDCRVVVLKLVDELLDATSMMSNSPSIKEQWSIHLVIVNLLSKINQLEAEFDLKPLSQRNDQSIEKLTKWATKNGAILNGVEIHQFENNEYGMKATKNIAVGDTLVTVPRALMMTEESIPSSPLWKLHSQDMMLRNMPNVALAIFILVESLRKDKKSFWHSYLTSLPVTYSTPVYFNVADLEALKGSPAFEAALKLNRNIARQYAYFKKLFQLSNDPASVILKDTFTYEYYRWAVSTLMSRQNTVPNSDNPTENVSALIPIWDMFNHRSGRLSTEFVKSSNSCVCYADGDFAAEDQVFIFYGVRTNADFLVHNGFVYPDNEHDAVKIRLGVSRSDPLYSLRHRLLQTLSLSALAEFFITPGPFPIDGKLLAFVRIFNMDQKTLKDWIQMEENLCLNLTLVDGTLDPALETKCWEFLQVRINLLIKQYPTPSENVGNLSKFQQLAHTQIQLELDILRNALEYVKQHLDITLKS